From the genome of Amycolatopsis sp. NBC_01488, one region includes:
- a CDS encoding hydrolase, translating to MTIWICGTCGVEHPDTDRPPAGTCAICADDRQWVPASGQVWTTLAKLSADGHEVVHEELEPGLHRFNREPPFGIGQWTHLARTAGGNLLWDPPNHLDAALVAKIEELSGAAVIVASHPHMYGSQVSWSHRLGGIPVLVHAADRHWVRREDPVIRTWSGTEEVLPGVTLIEAGGHFPGAAVAHIATETGGVLLVGDTMVPVAAAGWVTFMRSYPNKIPLSPGLVRRIVDRLEPYEFDRLYGLLGGKILGDAKGAVRRSAERYIAWAGGANDHLG from the coding sequence ATGACGATCTGGATCTGCGGAACCTGCGGGGTCGAGCACCCCGACACCGACCGGCCCCCGGCCGGCACCTGCGCCATCTGCGCCGACGACCGCCAGTGGGTACCTGCCTCGGGCCAGGTGTGGACGACCCTGGCCAAGCTTTCGGCCGACGGCCACGAAGTCGTGCACGAGGAGCTGGAACCGGGGCTGCACCGGTTCAACCGCGAACCGCCGTTCGGCATCGGCCAGTGGACGCACCTGGCCCGGACCGCGGGAGGAAACCTGCTGTGGGACCCGCCGAACCACCTCGACGCGGCGCTCGTGGCGAAGATCGAGGAGCTGAGCGGGGCCGCGGTGATCGTTGCCAGCCACCCGCACATGTACGGCTCCCAGGTCAGCTGGAGCCACCGGCTCGGCGGCATCCCGGTGCTGGTGCACGCGGCGGACCGGCACTGGGTGCGGCGCGAGGACCCGGTGATCCGGACGTGGTCCGGTACCGAAGAGGTGCTCCCGGGCGTGACGCTCATCGAGGCGGGCGGCCACTTCCCAGGCGCGGCGGTGGCCCACATCGCCACCGAGACCGGCGGAGTGCTGCTGGTCGGCGACACGATGGTCCCGGTGGCCGCGGCCGGCTGGGTGACGTTCATGCGCAGCTACCCGAACAAGATCCCACTCTCGCCGGGCTTGGTGCGGCGGATCGTGGACCGGCTGGAGCCGTACGAGTTCGACCGCCTTTACGGCCTCCTGGGCGGCAAGATCCTCGGCGACGCGAAGGGGGCGGTGAGGCGGTCGGCCGAGCGCTACATCGCGTGGGCCGGCGGAGCGAACGACCACCTGGGTTGA
- a CDS encoding alpha/beta fold hydrolase — protein MLRVNGIEVGVTVTGEGPAVLLLHGFPHTRRLWAEVVPHLASRHRVIAPDLRGLGESERPESGYDAATLAADAEALLDALGESTAAVVGIDAGAPPAFLLAMRRPGRVRRLVLVESLLGRLPGAEDFLAGGPPWWFGFHAVEGLAETVLSGHEAEYVDWFLNAGTRGCGVPREIRDHFVASYTGRDALRAAFAHYRAMPVSARQIEDAVAAGRLTVPTMAIGAHPVGDTLARQLRPVADDLVAHVVEDCGHIVPLDRPDVLVPLLKEFLDLDLAGASRLAS, from the coding sequence ATGCTGCGGGTGAACGGCATCGAAGTCGGCGTCACGGTCACCGGGGAGGGGCCCGCGGTCCTGCTGCTGCACGGTTTTCCGCACACCCGGCGGCTCTGGGCCGAGGTCGTCCCGCACCTGGCTTCGCGCCACCGGGTCATCGCGCCGGACCTGCGTGGGCTCGGCGAGTCGGAGCGTCCGGAAAGCGGCTACGACGCGGCCACCCTCGCCGCCGACGCCGAAGCGCTCCTCGACGCGCTCGGGGAGTCGACGGCGGCCGTGGTCGGCATCGACGCGGGCGCACCGCCGGCGTTCCTGCTGGCGATGCGACGTCCCGGGCGCGTCCGGCGGCTCGTCCTGGTGGAATCGCTGCTGGGCCGGCTGCCCGGCGCCGAGGACTTCCTGGCCGGCGGACCACCCTGGTGGTTCGGGTTCCACGCCGTCGAGGGACTCGCCGAGACCGTCCTCAGTGGACACGAAGCGGAGTACGTCGACTGGTTCCTGAACGCGGGCACTCGCGGCTGCGGGGTGCCACGCGAGATCCGCGACCACTTCGTCGCTTCCTACACGGGGCGCGACGCACTACGCGCTGCCTTCGCCCACTACCGCGCGATGCCGGTCAGCGCCCGGCAGATCGAGGACGCCGTCGCGGCCGGACGGCTCACCGTGCCCACCATGGCGATCGGCGCGCACCCGGTGGGCGACACCCTCGCGCGCCAGTTGCGGCCGGTCGCCGACGACCTCGTGGCCCACGTCGTCGAGGACTGCGGCCACATCGTCCCGCTGGACCGGCCGGACGTCCTGGTCCCGCTGCTGAAGGAGTTCCTTGACCTCGACCTCGCTGGAGCCTCAAGACTGGCGTCATGA
- a CDS encoding winged helix-turn-helix transcriptional regulator, producing the protein MTPSPRGDLFDPACPTRRLLDRIGTKWTSMAVKVLAEADPREVRFAELQRRMPGVSQKMLSVTLRSLTRDGLVARRVEPTVPPKVHYRLTDLGRSLEIPLAALRNWAEENMAAIDRAHVAAED; encoded by the coding sequence GTGACCCCCTCCCCGCGCGGCGACCTGTTCGACCCGGCGTGCCCGACGCGCCGGCTGCTCGACCGGATCGGCACGAAGTGGACGTCGATGGCGGTCAAGGTGCTGGCCGAGGCGGACCCGCGCGAGGTGCGGTTCGCCGAGCTGCAACGGCGGATGCCGGGGGTGTCGCAGAAGATGCTGTCGGTGACGTTGCGCTCGCTGACCCGCGACGGCCTGGTCGCGCGCCGCGTCGAGCCGACGGTGCCGCCGAAGGTCCACTACCGGCTCACGGACCTGGGCCGGTCGCTGGAGATCCCCTTGGCGGCGCTGCGGAACTGGGCGGAGGAGAACATGGCGGCGATCGACCGGGCCCACGTGGCCGCGGAGGACTAG
- a CDS encoding VOC family protein has product MGNPVVHFEIIGTDPARLRGYYGELFGWSFDTSGPVSDQVSEAGNYGFVETAGIPGGVGGGVGHESHVVFYVGVPDVEAALAEAERLGGTRRMGPDHAPGRDLVVAHFADPEGNLIGLAGPA; this is encoded by the coding sequence ATGGGCAATCCGGTCGTGCACTTCGAGATCATCGGCACCGACCCGGCGCGCTTGCGCGGGTACTACGGCGAGCTGTTCGGCTGGTCGTTCGACACGTCGGGGCCGGTGTCGGACCAGGTGTCGGAAGCGGGCAACTACGGCTTCGTCGAAACGGCCGGCATCCCGGGCGGCGTCGGCGGCGGTGTGGGCCACGAGAGCCACGTGGTGTTCTACGTGGGCGTCCCGGACGTCGAGGCGGCGCTGGCGGAGGCCGAACGCCTCGGCGGTACCCGCCGGATGGGCCCGGACCACGCGCCGGGGCGGGACCTGGTCGTCGCCCACTTCGCCGACCCCGAGGGAAACCTGATCGGCCTCGCCGGGCCGGCCTGA
- a CDS encoding winged helix-turn-helix transcriptional regulator: protein MPTSRSYGDACATARALDVVGERWALLVVRELLLGPQRFSDVRRALPGASSNLVTDRLRELEGHGVVTRRKLPPPAASTVYELTEWGRELEPILLALGAWASRVPLPRPATLGATSVLLFLRGSARPRGSACYRVELDSRVWTVRTEPGLLTVEPGEPTAPDATIRTDPPTLNALLEKPSDLEAAIEDGRMAVEGDRKAVRRLLRDHEG from the coding sequence ATGCCGACGAGCCGCAGCTACGGAGACGCCTGCGCCACCGCCCGTGCGCTGGACGTCGTCGGGGAACGCTGGGCGCTGCTCGTCGTGCGCGAGCTGCTGCTCGGGCCGCAGCGGTTCTCCGACGTCCGCCGCGCGCTGCCGGGCGCCAGCTCGAACCTGGTCACCGACCGGCTCCGCGAACTCGAAGGCCACGGCGTCGTGACGCGCCGGAAGCTGCCGCCCCCGGCGGCCTCGACGGTCTACGAACTGACCGAGTGGGGCCGTGAGCTGGAGCCGATCCTGCTGGCACTCGGCGCGTGGGCCAGTCGCGTCCCGCTCCCCCGGCCCGCGACGCTCGGCGCGACGTCCGTGCTGCTGTTCCTGCGCGGCTCCGCCCGCCCGCGCGGGAGCGCCTGCTACCGCGTCGAGCTGGACAGTCGCGTGTGGACGGTCCGCACCGAGCCGGGCCTGCTGACCGTCGAGCCGGGCGAACCCACTGCCCCGGACGCGACGATCCGGACCGACCCGCCGACGTTGAACGCCTTGCTCGAGAAGCCGTCGGACCTGGAGGCGGCGATCGAGGACGGGCGGATGGCCGTCGAGGGCGACCGGAAGGCCGTCCGCCGGTTGCTGCGGGACCACGAGGGGTGA
- a CDS encoding SDR family oxidoreductase — translation MTILVTGARGTIARALVGQLLEGGHDVRAAGRDPGRTRLPGGVEVVAADLARPESWDAALDGVTKAFLYAGTDGLGGFLSRAGGLTQVVLLSALGADPASEDAITRAHGEAEQAVRDAGIPWTFLRPGGFAANRLLWADSVREGVVRDPFPDSHAALIHEADIAAVAVRALTSSGHIGATHTLTGAESLTVRDQVSAIGRVAGRPVRVETQDLDDYRRELTAAFEARGLGRVGSAEVIEARIRRLAALVDRPQPTTETVLEVTGRPARTFAEWAEDHAEDFA, via the coding sequence ATGACGATTCTGGTGACCGGCGCGCGCGGGACCATCGCCCGCGCGCTGGTGGGACAATTGCTCGAAGGCGGCCACGACGTGCGTGCGGCCGGCCGCGATCCGGGCCGGACCCGGCTGCCCGGCGGGGTCGAGGTGGTCGCCGCCGACCTGGCCCGGCCCGAAAGCTGGGACGCGGCCCTGGACGGCGTCACGAAGGCGTTCCTCTACGCGGGCACGGACGGGCTCGGCGGGTTCCTTTCCCGTGCGGGCGGCCTGACGCAGGTCGTGCTCCTGTCCGCGCTGGGCGCGGATCCCGCGTCGGAGGACGCCATCACCCGCGCCCACGGCGAAGCCGAGCAGGCGGTGCGCGATGCCGGGATCCCGTGGACGTTCCTGCGCCCCGGCGGATTCGCGGCCAACCGGCTGCTGTGGGCGGACTCCGTCCGTGAGGGCGTCGTGCGCGACCCGTTCCCGGACTCCCACGCGGCGTTGATCCACGAAGCGGACATCGCCGCCGTCGCCGTGCGTGCTTTGACGTCGTCCGGCCACATCGGTGCCACGCACACGCTGACCGGGGCCGAATCGCTGACGGTCCGGGACCAGGTGTCGGCAATCGGCCGAGTGGCCGGGCGTCCGGTCCGCGTCGAGACCCAGGACCTCGACGACTACCGTCGTGAGCTCACCGCGGCGTTCGAGGCCCGCGGGCTCGGCCGCGTCGGTTCGGCCGAGGTGATCGAAGCGCGGATCCGGCGGCTGGCCGCCCTGGTGGACCGGCCGCAGCCGACGACGGAGACGGTCTTGGAGGTCACCGGGCGGCCGGCGCGGACCTTCGCGGAGTGGGCCGAGGACCATGCCGAGGACTTCGCCTGA
- a CDS encoding helix-turn-helix transcriptional regulator, translated as MDRVELSGFLRSRRDRLQPADVGFAPGGRRQTPGLRRTEVALLAGISVDYYVRLEQGRGPRPSEQVLTALGRALRLTEDEHAYLRRLARPATPGPRPVPGNVLRLLDRLGDVPAMVIDAGYDLVAWNRMLVALIGDPAAWPPRRRNRLRRLFDTGDAVTGNRLDLARLCVADLRASGRYPADPAVRALVDDLLDESPDFARLWADREVVVQRTLTKRTVHPVVGPLELDCEILAIPGHEHRLLVYTAAPGTPSAEGLKRLIA; from the coding sequence GTGGACAGGGTGGAACTGAGCGGGTTCCTGCGCAGCCGGCGGGACCGGCTGCAACCCGCCGACGTCGGCTTCGCGCCCGGCGGGCGGCGGCAGACGCCAGGGCTGCGGCGCACGGAGGTCGCCTTGCTGGCCGGGATTTCCGTCGACTACTACGTGCGGCTCGAGCAGGGCCGTGGACCGCGGCCGTCGGAGCAGGTCCTCACCGCGCTCGGCCGCGCGCTGCGGCTGACCGAAGACGAGCACGCGTACCTGCGACGGCTGGCGCGTCCGGCCACCCCCGGTCCGCGGCCGGTGCCCGGCAACGTCCTGCGGCTGCTCGACCGCCTCGGCGACGTGCCGGCGATGGTGATCGACGCGGGCTACGACCTGGTGGCCTGGAACCGGATGCTCGTCGCACTGATCGGCGACCCGGCCGCGTGGCCGCCGCGGCGGCGCAACCGGCTGCGGCGGCTGTTCGACACCGGGGACGCGGTCACCGGCAACCGCCTGGACCTGGCCCGGCTGTGCGTCGCGGACCTGCGGGCGAGCGGGCGGTACCCGGCGGATCCCGCTGTTCGCGCGCTCGTCGACGATCTCCTCGACGAGAGTCCCGACTTCGCCCGGCTGTGGGCGGACCGGGAAGTCGTCGTGCAGCGGACGCTGACGAAGCGGACCGTGCACCCGGTCGTGGGTCCGCTGGAGCTCGACTGCGAGATCCTCGCGATCCCGGGCCACGAGCACCGGCTCCTCGTCTACACGGCGGCGCCGGGCACGCCGTCCGCCGAAGGGCTCAAACGACTCATCGCGTGA
- a CDS encoding YciI family protein, protein MAKYMLLMSYTGSAACDLPMGEWPPEDLRAHIDFQHALDAELRDKGELVDAQGLAGPDLAKTVVSDGRTSPVVTDGPYPEGKELLAGYWVVDVESEERALEIAAKASAAPGPGGVPIQQPIEVRQVMSAPA, encoded by the coding sequence ATGGCGAAGTACATGCTGCTGATGAGCTACACCGGAAGCGCCGCGTGCGACCTCCCGATGGGTGAGTGGCCGCCGGAGGACCTCCGCGCGCACATCGACTTCCAGCACGCGCTCGACGCCGAACTGCGCGACAAGGGCGAGCTCGTCGACGCGCAGGGCCTGGCCGGGCCCGACTTGGCGAAGACGGTCGTGTCCGACGGCCGGACCAGCCCCGTGGTCACCGACGGGCCGTACCCGGAAGGCAAGGAGCTGCTGGCCGGCTACTGGGTCGTCGACGTCGAGAGCGAGGAGCGCGCGCTGGAAATCGCGGCGAAGGCGTCGGCCGCACCCGGGCCGGGCGGGGTGCCGATCCAGCAGCCGATCGAGGTGCGCCAGGTGATGAGCGCGCCCGCCTGA